The following are from one region of the Pseudodesulfovibrio piezophilus C1TLV30 genome:
- the clpA gene encoding ATP-dependent Clp protease ATP-binding subunit ClpA: MLSKELESALTSAVNEVKRRNHEFLTLEHLLYAISVEEQGEEILEACGAEMEKLRDQLGRFFVENMEALPKGTETEVIQTLGVRRVLQRAVWQKKASGKTVVEVGDVLAAMFDEEDSYAVYFLRTHDVSRLDILEFISHGMSTGDDWNDLGDREAHVPGAPLDKSADKKSPLEEYTVNLTDRAAEGLIDPLIGRSAELERTVQVLSRRRKNNPIFVGDPGVGKTAMAEGLALMIVEGHVPKDFLKAEIYALDMGSLLAGTKYRGDFEARLKGVLAQLKINREAILFVDEIHTIVGAGSVSGGSMDASNILKPLLQSGEIRCIGSTTFEEYKNHFEKDRALSRRFQKIEISEPSVEETVAILKGLQPHYEEFHGVNYTHFSLKAAAELAERHIMDRHLPDKAIDVMDEAGALYKLSGRSRKGDRIKVSDIEKVVARIARIPARRLTVSDKVRLKSLQDDLKAVVFGQDEAVMALSKSIKRSRAGMKQIGRPVGSFLLTGPTGVGKTELARQLAQVLGIGFLRFDMSEYMEKHAVARLIGAPPGYVGFDQGGLLTEGVRKKPHCVVLFDEIEKAHPDVFNILLQVMDYATLTDNNGRKADFRHVILLMTSNAGAREMSKGAIGFTRNQDSDRTGDALKALEKLFSPEFRNRLDSIITFKALEQPVMELIVDKFIKELNDQLQDRRVVVTLTDKARTRFAELGYDTTMGARPMGRVIQTEIKDIIADELLFGELTKGGVVTVDCVEKSKKRRAASFVGESGEFSFAFEATPKKQ; the protein is encoded by the coding sequence ATGCTCAGTAAGGAATTGGAAAGTGCATTGACTTCAGCTGTCAATGAGGTGAAGCGAAGAAATCATGAATTTCTGACACTTGAGCACCTTTTGTATGCGATTTCCGTCGAGGAACAGGGAGAGGAAATTCTCGAAGCGTGTGGAGCAGAAATGGAGAAACTCCGCGATCAACTCGGGAGATTCTTTGTCGAGAACATGGAAGCTCTTCCCAAAGGGACAGAAACAGAGGTTATCCAGACTCTGGGAGTTCGCCGGGTTTTGCAAAGAGCCGTATGGCAAAAAAAAGCTTCGGGGAAAACCGTAGTGGAAGTCGGAGATGTTCTGGCTGCCATGTTTGATGAAGAAGATTCATATGCAGTCTATTTTTTGAGAACACACGATGTCTCGCGTCTCGATATTCTTGAATTCATTTCTCACGGAATGTCTACAGGTGACGATTGGAATGACCTCGGAGATCGAGAAGCTCATGTTCCGGGTGCGCCTTTGGACAAATCAGCTGATAAGAAAAGTCCACTTGAAGAATATACTGTCAACCTGACTGATCGGGCGGCCGAGGGACTGATTGATCCGCTCATCGGAAGAAGCGCTGAACTTGAGAGAACTGTTCAAGTGTTATCTCGTCGGCGCAAGAATAATCCGATTTTTGTTGGTGATCCGGGCGTTGGTAAGACCGCTATGGCTGAAGGTCTGGCGTTGATGATAGTTGAAGGACACGTACCGAAAGATTTTCTCAAGGCTGAGATTTATGCTCTGGATATGGGGTCATTGCTTGCAGGGACCAAATATCGGGGGGATTTTGAAGCTCGACTCAAGGGAGTCTTGGCACAGCTCAAGATTAATCGTGAAGCCATTCTTTTTGTGGATGAAATTCATACGATTGTTGGTGCTGGTTCAGTCAGCGGCGGCAGTATGGATGCATCCAATATTCTCAAACCACTGCTCCAGTCCGGCGAAATCCGATGCATAGGATCCACGACCTTTGAGGAATATAAGAATCACTTTGAAAAAGATCGTGCACTTTCCAGACGTTTTCAGAAAATAGAAATAAGTGAACCTTCGGTTGAAGAGACAGTGGCAATACTTAAGGGGTTGCAACCGCACTACGAAGAGTTCCATGGAGTCAATTATACTCACTTTTCGTTGAAAGCCGCGGCAGAATTGGCAGAACGTCATATCATGGACAGACATCTGCCAGACAAGGCTATTGATGTCATGGATGAAGCTGGTGCTCTGTATAAATTGTCTGGTCGTTCCCGCAAAGGGGATAGGATAAAAGTTTCCGACATTGAAAAAGTCGTTGCGCGTATAGCTCGAATTCCTGCTCGTCGTTTAACTGTATCCGATAAGGTTCGCCTTAAAAGCCTGCAGGACGATTTGAAGGCTGTTGTTTTCGGTCAGGATGAAGCGGTTATGGCTTTGTCAAAATCCATCAAACGCTCTCGGGCTGGGATGAAACAGATAGGGCGTCCTGTGGGGAGTTTTCTGTTAACCGGGCCGACTGGAGTGGGAAAAACAGAGCTTGCTCGCCAACTGGCGCAGGTGCTTGGTATCGGTTTTTTACGGTTTGACATGAGTGAGTATATGGAGAAGCACGCAGTAGCACGTCTTATTGGTGCCCCTCCCGGATATGTCGGGTTTGATCAGGGAGGTCTGCTCACGGAAGGAGTTCGTAAGAAACCCCATTGTGTTGTCCTTTTTGATGAGATCGAGAAAGCACATCCTGATGTTTTCAATATTCTCCTTCAGGTTATGGATTATGCAACGTTGACAGATAATAATGGGCGAAAGGCAGATTTTCGTCATGTTATATTGCTCATGACCTCAAATGCAGGTGCTCGAGAAATGTCGAAAGGAGCTATAGGGTTCACTCGAAATCAGGATTCGGACCGTACAGGAGATGCCCTGAAGGCTTTGGAAAAGCTCTTTAGTCCTGAATTTAGGAATCGTCTTGACTCCATAATTACCTTTAAGGCCCTTGAGCAACCGGTTATGGAACTGATTGTTGATAAATTCATAAAGGAACTTAATGATCAATTGCAGGACAGACGTGTGGTTGTGACACTGACAGATAAAGCGAGAACCCGTTTTGCCGAGCTTGGTTATGATACGACTATGGGGGCAAGGCCTATGGGACGGGTTATTCAAACGGAAATCAAGGATATTATTGCAGATGAACTACTCTTTGGTGAATTGACCAAAGGAGGAGTCGTAACAGTTGATTGCGTTGAGAAATCGAAAAAGAGAAGGGCCGCTTCGTTTGTTGGGGAATCTGGAGAATTTAGCTTCGCTTTTGAAGCTACTCCCAAAAAACAATAG